Below is a window of Neodiprion virginianus isolate iyNeoVirg1 chromosome 4, iyNeoVirg1.1, whole genome shotgun sequence DNA.
AACGTATCACCGAGTgaaatgattaattatattttcagtaaaaatgcTTCCTAACTATTTATTctaatatgaaaaattatgtaaGCGAAACTCTATCTACATAgttacaaattaaataaaccCCAATCGAATTTAATATTCGGTTATCGAAGTATGAATTCTCTAAATTCATCCACTATTTCAGCCATCTTATCGTTATTATATCTTACAAAAGACCCTAAAACATACCCATAATGAATCCAAACAGAATAGGCGATGGTATGAATGCGAAAAGACTCATTATTGTCAAACCAAATCCCATAGCGACGGTCTTGTCCTTTTCATCGACGCACCTCACGGAAACAAGAAAGTTCGAGGCTCTTCCGGTGGCACCGCTGAACTTCAGAAGACAAACAACAGCGAGAAAGACGTAAAACTTGTCCATACAGTCGACTGGACAGGCGCCGGGAAGGGCGGTGCCCAAAATCGGCATGTCCGCAATTTTTGTCGTTGTTTCCAAAAGTTCAATGTCCGTGAAGACCGTCACGTTGGAGGGAAGGGTGAGTGAAAAAGCCTGCGACGCCTTTGGTTTGACGCAGCTACACTgggtaaatattttacttccATTTTCAGCGACCTGGATCGAGAATTACTCAATTAATCTTGACTCAAGAAATGTGATTCAGAGTTATCATCTTATTTCTCGCGAAGACGGTAagattcgataaaaaaaaatattcatgcaTGCATTGATATTTGCCTGCCAGTGAAACGTGATGGGACTTATCGCATTTATCAATCAAACGGAATCAGTggagaattatttatttttctgcatCAGCTGCTCATGTCTAGAGTAGATCGGTGAAGTGGTCATGATTGAAAAAACGTGGatcaaaattatataaattattctgGCGGTTCTAATTTACAAAAGTTTCGACGTTCTTGGAAATACAAACCACTTCTATTTCTCGTCATTTCCACTAATTAGCATTCATTCGCTTCTGAGGGATCTGAATTTCGAAACGTTAAACCCGAATTTCATTCACCCAGAATTTTGACCGATGCTCAATCGATGCTGCATAATAACTGACCTGGAGGTTTTTGCATCCAGCATGGCAGGCGGAAATGAAGGTGTGGCCGTCCTCCGAGCAAACTGGATTATAGGTGACATAATCACAGGCGCAGTGTTCGTTGCACGGTAATTCGGTACGGAGTTCACCATTGGGAAGAACGAAGACCTGACTGTCGTTGGCGGAGCAGCCGAGGAAGGCGTAGGATACCATGCCCATGACGGAAACGGCGCCGACGATGACGTTCCAGGCGGCGAGGTAGCGTGCTGTGGGCTTGTACTTGGAGATGACGAGCCCTGAGAGGAGGATGCCAAAGGCACTGAATACGAGGCCAACGGTGCCGGTGATGAGGGAGGCGATGGAGGCGGACTGCTTGTACTGCATCTCTATGTACTTGGGCATAAAGATCCAGTATGGTAGGTAACCAAAGAAGTAGAATACCGCGGCGAGGTTGTTGCACATGAGAGTGGTGTTGGTCAGAAGACGTTTGAACGTCTTCATCATGTCGGAAATCGAGGTGGGCAGCTCGGTTTCCTGCTCGTTCGGAAAACTTGCCGCCGATTTGCTCTTCTCCAGGGCCAAAGCCTTCCGAGCCGCGGCCCGCGGCAGCGTCTTCGGAAAGAGGGCGATTATGCTCGCGAATATGAAGAGCAGGATGGCCAGGATTATCCAGCCCAACCACCAGGCACCCAGCCACCTTGGGTCCTGGGTCGTGATGGTCGGGGTCAGGGTTGGGCTGATGTAGAACTTGAGGGCGAAGGAGGCGAGGCCGTAGCCGATGGCGGGGCCCAGCATCCGGAGGAAGTAGGAGAAGCTGATCAGCGCCGGAGTCTTCGACTTCTTTATGTTGTCGTCCATGTAGGAGACGCCCAGAGTATAGTGGAGGGATCCGCCCACCCCAGATATTAGCTGGGCTATGAACAGCAGCACCTGGGGCGCGAAGTTCCCCTCCGCCTCATCGCACTCGGCACCCCGTCCCTCTTTGCCGAGGCAGAGGTTCTTCCGCTGCTTGTCCATGAAGACCGTAGAGTTCTTGGACTCCAGCGGTCCGTGTTCCTTAGTCAAGGCCAGTGCGTCCTCACCCGGACCGTACATGAAGTGGGGCAGCATCGTTAGGCAGCAGAAAACAACGACCTGATGATGATACGTGGATGCACAGTTTATACGGCGGATACCTAAGGTTACGCACAGCGATCGACTCATATTTCAGTTATTGCTGGCTGATCAAACCCGTGTATTTTGAACCGATAGGTGACTACTCGTCAACCAGACGTTCACGATTCTCCGCTACGTTGTCAATTTACAGCTAACAGTCAACAGTTATCGACTTGTCGTCATCAGAGCAATGGTCAAGCGAAATTCCGAAGCTTTGTCGATCGACAAGATTTTGTTAATCCTATTACATTTGCTATACGGAGAATTCTACGTGATATCAAGTTTTTGTTTCGACTTTGTCTTGATCTCTGTGTCTTTGAGAATATTCTGAAACACAGCTTCCACTTTAGGCTTATCGACAGTCATTTGTACCACATCGCAGATGAACATTCACACCGTATATCTGTCAATTGAGAGAAGTATTTTTCATGTATTCATTCGACAATTATCACGAAAAGTGTGCTACCTGGGATGTAGACCCAGGGGGACGCGTATGATGTCGCAGTGTAATGGAAACGACGAGTGTGCAAATATGATCGAGTTATCAGACAGTCTCCGCGCTGTAAGCACCGCGACGTCAATTGACAATTAAGTTACCTCTGTTAAACGCGCGGTAGGTAGACCAGCTCTCGCGTGGAAAATAATGAATCGAGCTGTACAATGGCGAGGGAAGTACGAAGCGGGGACTGGGATTGTTTTTCAGGAAGCAGAGACGGTGCACGGTGCTACTGAAAATTGACTCAGACGCCGGAGAAGAGACTTACCGTGTAAATGCCCAAGGCGATCCATCTGGGCCTGTGACCTCGACCGGCGTAATAAGACAGTACGACGGATACAAATAGTTGGGAAATGTCATTGCCCACGCTAATCAATCCTGTTGAGAATAAAAGcaaattgaattctctttgACGCGTTAATCCCGCTCTTCAAACACGATTCGGACCGAGGATGTTCTTACCGGTAGTTTTCGAGGGTATCTTGAACCTCTTCTCGATTGTGGTGATGGTCCCGTTGAAGTAAGCAAAGCTTGCGGAGAATATGCAGCCGAGGACACCGTAGAGGAAAACGTAGGCCTTCTTGTTCGCGAATCTCTGTAAATTCGGACCGCGGAAACACCAAATTCCACACGCGGTGTCCTCGGTGATCGGCATTTCTCTGAAGACATCTTCGAGCCCTCGGTTCGGAGCCGTCGGCGTCTGAGGTGACGAGGAAGGAACTCTCAGCAGGTTGACATGCTCCGGACCGTTTCTATCGTGGTTTGAATTATTGTCAGGCTTCTTCATGCTGGCAAGACTTCTGCTCGACGGTGAGCAGCTATTGCGACGATTTTATCTCGGATCGGTTACCCAGAAGACTGTTGACGCGTTGTAAacatcgttgaaaaattttcaatcttctaCCCCGGCCAGGTGTGCCATATTTACGTGTATTCTCTCTCTACCGCGTAGCAGCCGTGTTTCTATTCTTCTATTCTATCTTATCTTTTACTCACTTCTGGATGGAGTAATGTCTAATTCACATATTGCGTAATTCTAAACACCTACGAATCACCGCATGATAAACGACGATAGAGACCGGATGAAAAAGGGAGAGTTTGGATTGTAGGATTGACTaagatgggaaaaaaaaaaaaccccgtGACGCCGAACTCGAGAACGAAAGACGCTCTGCCGCTATACCGTTTCTCTAACAACTGACAAGagagattataaataataaagtctTCTTTATCGTTTATTTACGCTGCTTCATGCTCGCTATAGCCGCACAGTCCCGGTCTGCTCGCGGGTATGCGCATGATGTTCCAAGGAACACGATCACTGCCACCCACCGTTAGAGGCTCTAAACTAAATGTAGCAAATTAACCGAGTGACTAACGCGAACTTGCAACGTCGTCCGGAGAGACGCGCAGCCCTAATTAGACCTAAACGCCGATCGAGCCGCTCTTAATGAATCCGCATCCGAAAAGTGCTGATATTCTATCCCGACTGAGGGCGAGATCCTTCGGCTGTTGAGACGTATTGAGGATCTAGGAACTCCGCCACCCCCACCTCGCGAATCAAACACATCCAGCGGCTGGATCTCCGTGTGCGTATCTCGCAAGACGTttgtccgtccgtccgtcctGCTCTTATCAAACGTATCTAGTCAGTCACCACCTTGCCGTGCCGgccgtagcccccccccccccccaccaccGCCGTAATATTCCTTTGCAAGATTCAAACGGACAAGAGCAAACGGCCGGTCCTTTTGCCACGAAGTCTGCACGGAATTTTGCGAGGCTTcctctatttttcattttttcatcaccggCTCATGCCGTCATAAAAATCAGCAGCAATTGGTGCAACGTCTCGCCGGGGTTTGAGCAGAAGTTTCCACTTGTCGAGTCCATTCgctgaaatggaaaaatggGGAAAATCCCCGCGATGGGATTTCCCGAGAGATGCTCGAAGGTTCTCACTCTCCGAGACTTCAGAGATCGGACCACAAGCGTATATCGGCATGAGGATGCCCGCGTCTTGTCAGATAGCTTACTCCAGAGCGAACTTGCTGCTCACATTGTGCGTCCATTATGGCTTAATAGAACAGACTTACGTACTCTCGTGTATGTACGCTTGAAACTCTTCCTCCTATATTGCTGTCTTACTTAATCGGCGTATTGCCCACCGTGCATGCTCGCCGAGCGGTCCTCGCTAATAGCGATTTACTAATtgctgaaatttcatttttcattaggCCGAGCATCAACTTCGTAGTAACTGAAAGTGATGCCAAAAATGTGCGATTCTAGACATCCTTGACATTTGGCtgttttttatactttattataCCAAAATGTCGTATATCCGACTGTATTCCTTGCCGTCAAAACGTcacttttgaataattatccTGACCTAGACCATCGCCACATTGTCGCCATAATATTTTTTGCGCCTCGAGATAATATGTTCGAATACCTGGATTAACCTCGATCAGCTTCTGACTCTCgccgtctcagatttgatccagtttttttttatacatattgcCCTCAGTCTAAAACAATCACTcgcttttgtttctttttttcaaacctcgTCGTTTACAGAGACCATTGCACAAAATTCTGAGTAGGATAATCGTAGTTttgatatcaattttcaaactataAACTCTTGTATTTAATTTATGTAGTTCTGAAAAGAACTTTTTAATAGACATAATTTTAATGACTCTAATACTTGTTTTAATTTGGTAAggttattaaaaaatactgGTTTTGAAGAAAAGTggttataaaaattcgaaaaccaATTTAATTTGTGGTGAAAAAAGTGATGTGACTAAACAGTGAATTTAAtcttccatttttattttcaaacattgtGACGCTGATATTTTTAGATTGGAAATACAGTTTCATGTGTACAATCACATGGATTTAAAACACCATCGAAAACTTGAATGCTCAAGTGCAGGGAAAATGTTTTTGCTGCGAAATATAACTGGACAAGTCGCGAGAGTCAAAAGTTACGCACATCAAAAGTGTTGGACGCAATTATGAGCCTTAATTTTAATCGGTTTTGGAATTTTATGACACTTTTCGTTTACAACTAAGTTCTGCAAACAAGTTAACTATATCGGTGAGAGCATGGAAGCCATAAATGTTACTTctataaacaaattaaatttgtggaatttgattaaataaatagGAGAGAAATGAATCCCACCCTGAATATTAATACGACTATCATTAACTGGtgcagaatttgaaaaattacaaaacctGCATTTTACGAGAAGCTCGACAATGTcacaaataaataacgaataagaaaaaaaatcgttgataaGATTAAGACAACGTTTTGGAGGCAAGAGAAGGGTGTGAAAAAAGGAAGCATTGGATGGGAAATGATACATCACCTTTCATCACGTTCGGGTGAGCTATGATAGTACCTTCGAAAATTCATAACGTCGAATAtgtttcaaagattttcatAGAAAATGGATTAGAAAAATTCCACTGCTGAAAAGAGAGTAAACTTGACCGACCCGAGAAAGTAACGCGTTATACGAATAACTCTTAATCCACCCAAGCCGCTGTCAGTAAAGTGCGATGTGCTTACCTtggttcaaaaataaataggATGGTGCAATTGAGCGCGCTAAACGCAGCTTGTGATTTAATGCGTTAGGAAGGTCGCTGAAAACTAGATGCTAGGGCTAATCAAGGTGTGTGGAAACACTCAAACCGAGATAAGTAAAATTCCGGTCTACTCAATGTTCATGAATcatgttcaaaattttccccacTACGCGAACGCGTCGTACACTCGCAATAAAATTCATGATATCCAGTCACCTACAATTGATCGCATCATTGAATCCTTTACCTGTCACAGCTTCATCCTCTCAGCAGTGACTTAATCGACTTCAGTGGAATATCTTTATCGAAATTCAAAGAGTCCTGAACCTTTGACCAAGCGATTGCTGCTTTGCCCCTCTTCCACCCTCAACGTCAAATACGAAACACCTAACTGAATGATACGTTTGGAGATCACCCTGATAATTCCTTGATTCCCACGTTAGTGACCATCATCTGCCATGACAAACTGTAAAGCGTGACGAGAAGTTATGTGCGAAGGGTCCCGTTAAAATATCCTGATTAGGGAACGGGAACCTTTTCAACTGTCGATATATccacgaaaattttacagcaaCCACTATCGATGCgtctgaaaatcttcgatagGAGTGTGCTCAAAGTGGATTTTTAGCTTCAAAAGACTTTTTCAATCCTCTATTTTACTCCGTAGAAGAACGATTGAGGAGAAGCGAGTATAGGATATTCGATCGCGTCGGtatctgtataattgtttgaAGTAATAACACGGGAGTTAATACTGTAATCGTTAGAGACAACATTGGAGTTGCACGTGGCAAACCCGTTTTGTTGTTGCATCAAATCAATGAGACTAAGCCTCGGTACTATTTATCGACAAAAGTGGTGTCAGCTGCTGTTCATGGATTTCTTACCTCTAAGCGCTTTCTACACAAGTAGATGCAAGCACAATTATTATGCGCATATGGAAATCATTACGGCAAACCTGTAGTACCTGTAGCAGTTGTACCTGATACTGAAATATCTGCAGCTATCCAAATAATTACaggagaaataaagaaatcgaTACGTGCGTTGACAAAATA
It encodes the following:
- the LOC124303350 gene encoding solute carrier organic anion transporter family member 74D isoform X1; translation: MKKPDNNSNHDRNGPEHVNLLRVPSSSPQTPTAPNRGLEDVFREMPITEDTACGIWCFRGPNLQRFANKKAYVFLYGVLGCIFSASFAYFNGTITTIEKRFKIPSKTTGLISVGNDISQLFVSVVLSYYAGRGHRPRWIALGIYTVVVFCCLTMLPHFMYGPGEDALALTKEHGPLESKNSTVFMDKQRKNLCLGKEGRGAECDEAEGNFAPQVLLFIAQLISGVGGSLHYTLGVSYMDDNIKKSKTPALISFSYFLRMLGPAIGYGLASFALKFYISPTLTPTITTQDPRWLGAWWLGWIILAILLFIFASIIALFPKTLPRAAARKALALEKSKSAASFPNEQETELPTSISDMMKTFKRLLTNTTLMCNNLAAVFYFFGYLPYWIFMPKYIEMQYKQSASIASLITGTVGLVFSAFGILLSGLVISKYKPTARYLAAWNVIVGAVSVMGMVSYAFLGCSANDSQVFVLPNGELRTELPCNEHCACDYVTYNPVCSEDGHTFISACHAGCKNLQVAENGSKIFTQCSCVKPKASQAFSLTLPSNVTVFTDIELLETTTKIADMPILGTALPGACPVDCMDKFYVFLAVVCLLKFSGATGRASNFLVSVRCVDEKDKTVAMGFGLTIMSLFAFIPSPILFGFIMDSTCLVWGKTCTGTGNCWLYNGEALRYLLNFTAASFVTIGTIFDVGVWYFVKDVKIFDEEIELEDIAEDTADTCEPRGK
- the LOC124303350 gene encoding solute carrier organic anion transporter family member 74D isoform X2, encoding MKKPDNNSNHDRNGPEHVNLLRVPSSSPQTPTAPNRGLEDVFREMPITEDTACGIWCFRGPNLQRFANKKAYVFLYGVLGCIFSASFAYFNGTITTIEKRFKIPSKTTGLISVGNDISQLFVSVVLSYYAGRGHRPRWIALGIYTVVVFCCLTMLPHFMYGPGEDALALTKEHGPLESKNSTVFMDKQRKNLCLGKEGRGAECDEAEGNFAPQVLLFIAQLISGVGGSLHYTLGVSYMDDNIKKSKTPALISFSYFLRMLGPAIGYGLASFALKFYISPTLTPTITTQDPRWLGAWWLGWIILAILLFIFASIIALFPKTLPRAAARKALALEKSKSAASFPNEQETELPTSISDMMKTFKRLLTNTTLMCNNLAAVFYFFGYLPYWIFMPKYIEMQYKQSASIASLITGTVGLVFSAFGILLSGLVISKYKPTARYLAAWNVIVGAVSVMGMVSYAFLGCSANDSQVFVLPNGELRTELPCNEHCACDYVTYNPVCSEDGHTFISACHAGCKNLQVAENGSKIFTQCSCVKPKASQAFSLTLPSNVTVFTDIELLETTTKIADMPILGTALPGACPVDCMDKFYVFLAVVCLLKFSGATGRASNFLVSVRCVDEKDKTVAMGFGLTIMSLFAFIPSPILFGFIMVLVWFGVKLVPEQEIVGSTTERP